A part of Pectinatus sottacetonis genomic DNA contains:
- a CDS encoding lipid-binding SYLF domain-containing protein — protein MRQTVLKSIWITFILLLIFVTTTAAASKEKQRAELRQKTTSTLKMLYEKQPSAKYAIEHAAGYAVFNNTGFKLGILGGSHGRGMAVNNRTGQEIFMKMQEYQAGLGLGIKEYAVVFVFANENAWTSFVEKGWSFGAQATAAASDGVTGDSLDGAVMVSPGVWVYQMTTKGLAAELAVKGTNYYKDKELN, from the coding sequence ATGCGCCAAACAGTATTAAAATCAATATGGATAACATTTATTTTATTACTTATCTTTGTTACAACGACAGCAGCTGCCAGCAAAGAAAAACAACGAGCAGAACTACGTCAAAAAACAACATCAACCTTAAAAATGCTCTATGAAAAACAACCCAGTGCAAAATATGCCATTGAACATGCAGCCGGCTATGCTGTATTTAATAACACGGGTTTTAAGTTAGGAATTCTCGGCGGTTCACATGGTAGAGGAATGGCTGTCAATAACAGGACCGGCCAGGAAATATTTATGAAAATGCAGGAATATCAGGCAGGATTGGGATTGGGTATAAAAGAATATGCTGTTGTCTTTGTATTTGCAAACGAAAATGCATGGACTTCATTTGTAGAAAAAGGCTGGTCTTTTGGTGCTCAGGCAACAGCCGCAGCTAGTGACGGAGTAACCGGAGATTCTCTGGATGGCGCCGTAATGGTGTCACCAGGTGTATGGGTATATCAAATGACTACAAAAGGATTAGCCGCAGAATTAGCCGTGAAGGGAACAAATTATTACAAAGACAAAGAATTAAATTAA
- a CDS encoding UxaA family hydrolase has protein sequence MGYLRPDGKAGARNFVGIIPTVTCANDVAQAICRQVQGTVVYLHHQGCCQMPPDLTRVTDTLISIGKSPNVGAVLLVSLGCEGTNHQRIYEELKKTGKPIEIIHIQELGGVSNSIQKGTDIARNLAIKISGLQREPVDIANVVMSIKCGASDATSGMASNCVIGYIADKIIDLGATIVFGETTEFIGGEHLLAKRAVNKTVGDKIIQKVNEMEARAKSIGCDMRKGQPTPGNIAGGLSSIEEKSLGAIVKSGTRPIQGVLEYPEYITTQKGLWIKDTPGREPEILTGMAATGAQFMLFSTGRGAPQGFPSMPVIKICGNPNTYERMKNDMDINAGRIITGAKTIEQVGEEVFKKMLRVLNGELTKNEAVQYFSAIDIHCLGPVI, from the coding sequence CGACAAGTGCAAGGGACAGTTGTTTATCTGCATCACCAAGGGTGCTGCCAAATGCCGCCGGATTTAACGCGTGTGACTGATACACTGATAAGTATTGGCAAAAGTCCTAATGTAGGTGCAGTATTATTAGTCAGTCTTGGCTGTGAAGGAACAAATCACCAGCGGATCTATGAAGAATTAAAAAAAACAGGAAAACCTATAGAGATTATTCACATACAGGAATTAGGGGGTGTCAGTAATTCTATTCAGAAAGGAACCGATATTGCGCGTAATTTGGCTATCAAAATATCTGGGCTGCAAAGGGAACCGGTAGATATAGCAAATGTTGTTATGTCAATAAAATGCGGGGCATCCGATGCGACCAGTGGAATGGCATCAAATTGTGTGATTGGCTATATAGCTGATAAGATTATTGATCTTGGGGCAACAATCGTTTTTGGCGAAACTACGGAATTTATTGGCGGAGAACATTTATTAGCTAAACGTGCGGTGAATAAGACTGTTGGTGATAAAATAATTCAAAAGGTAAACGAGATGGAAGCGAGAGCGAAAAGTATTGGTTGTGATATGCGCAAAGGACAGCCTACACCTGGAAATATTGCCGGAGGATTATCTAGTATTGAAGAAAAAAGCTTGGGGGCAATTGTAAAAAGTGGCACCCGCCCAATTCAAGGGGTTTTAGAATATCCAGAATATATTACTACACAAAAGGGCCTGTGGATAAAGGATACACCGGGACGTGAACCGGAAATACTTACAGGAATGGCTGCTACCGGAGCGCAGTTTATGCTTTTTTCTACAGGGCGTGGTGCGCCGCAGGGATTTCCTAGTATGCCGGTAATAAAAATATGTGGTAATCCTAATACTTATGAAAGAATGAAGAATGATATGGATATTAATGCCGGACGGATAATTACCGGGGCAAAAACTATTGAGCAGGTCGGGGAAGAAGTTTTTAAAAAAATGCTCCGTGTCCTTAATGGTGAATTAACTAAAAATGAGGCCGTACAGTATTTTAGCGCTATTGATATTCATTGTCTTGGTCCGGTCATATAA